The following proteins are co-located in the Dermochelys coriacea isolate rDerCor1 chromosome 4, rDerCor1.pri.v4, whole genome shotgun sequence genome:
- the LOC119855108 gene encoding homeobox protein not2-like, with protein MLTTTLLPFGLPAPALLTYPGPQLPGHSPKAPAGKSFTINALLGRADPSPPPPPGAERWDPAGPDSAWPGGALQLCAQAHPLLQPRPLYPVCYPGWRAPLRAPGYLLSKCCFPGFRAKSGKSKRVRTIFSSDQLARLEKEFARQQYMVGTERCLLASALHLTEEQVKVWFQNRRIKWRKQSLEQQQAKLVKMGLATPQRSRDSQTYQGEEEDRDFTKESTNDQEGLSSPHLE; from the exons ATGCTGACTACGACCCTGCTGCCCTTTGGGCTGCCCGCTCCGGCCCTGCTGACTTACCCCGGCCCCCAGCTCCCCGGACACTCCCCCAAGGCTCCGGCGGGGAAATCCTTCACCATCAACGCTCTCCTGGGCCGGGCAGACCcctcgccgccgccgcctcctggCGCCGAGCGCTGGGACCCCGCCGGGCCAGACAGCGCCTGGCCGGGCGGTGCGCTCCAGCTGTGCGCCCAGGcgcatcccctcctgcagcctCGGCCGCTCTATCCCGTCTGCTACCCGGGCTGGCGGGCCCCTCTCAGAGCCCCAG GGTATCTGCTCTCCAAATGCTGcttcccaggcttcagagccAAGTCGGGCAAATCCAAGCGGGTCAGGACCATCTTCAGCAGCGACCAGCTGGCCCGGCTGGAGAAGGAGTTCGCCCGACAGCAGTACATGGTGGGCACCGAGCGGTGTCTGCTGGCCTCCGCTCTCCACCTCACCGAGGAGCAG GTAAAAGTGTGGTTCCAGAACAGACGGATCAAGTGGAGGAAGCAGAGCCTGGAACAGCAACAAGCCAAACTGGTGAAGATGGGTCTGGCCACTCCCCAAAGGAGCCGGGATTCGCAGACCTaccagggagaggaagaggacagGGACTTTACCAAGGAATCTACCAATGATCAGGAAGGTTTGTCCTCCCCTCACTTGGAGTAA